In Kineosporia sp. NBRC 101731, the DNA window TCCGCGACCAGTGCACTGCCGTATGTATAGGTAGGTGCACCCCCGCACCCCTACGGCGGGCATCGTGCTCGCGATGTCCGGAGCCAAGCCCCGTTCGGGCGTCTGAAAGGATCACGGCATGCGCATCACGGCTTTGGCCGGCGGGGTCGGCGGCGCACGCTTCCTCCGCGGTCTTCTGCACCATCTCGACTCCCGTCCGGACTCGGGCGACGGACCCCACGAGGTCACCGTCATCGGGAACACTGCCGACGACGTCACCCTGCACGGGCTCCGGATCTGCCCCGACCTCGACACCGTCATGTACACCCTCGGTGGCGGCATCCATCCCGAGCAGGGCTGGGGCCGGGCCGGGGAGACCTTCGGCGTGGCGGCCGAGCTCGAGGCCTACGGCGCCGAGCCGCAGTGGTTCACCCTCGGCGACCGCGACATCGCCACGCACCTGGTGCGCACCCGCATGCTCGGCCTGGGCTACCCGCTCTCCGCCGTGACCGAGGCGCTGTGCGCCCGGTGGCAACCGGGCGTCCGTCTGCTGCCCATGAGCGACGACCCGATCGAGACCCACGTGGTGATCGACGACCCGGACGCCGATCCGGCGCCCGACGGCTCCCCCGCGGTGAAGGCGGTGCACTTCCAGGAGTGGTGGGTGCGCCTGCACGCCGCCGCCCCGGCCCGGCAGATCCTCGCGGTCGGCATCGACCAGGCCAAGCCCGCCCCCGGTGTGCTCGACGCGATCGCCGACGCCGACGTGGTGGTGCTGCCCCCGAGCAACCCGGTGGTCTCCATCGGCACGATCCTGGCCGTGCCCGGCATCCGCGACGCGATCCGCGCGACCAAGGCCCCCGTGGTCGGAGTCTCCCCGATCATCGGTGGCGCCCCGGTGCGCGGCATGGCCGATGCCTGTCTCACCGCGATCGGGGTCGAGACCTCGGCCGCGGCGGTGGCCGACCTGTACGCCGACTTCCTCGGCGGGTGGCTGGTTGCTCCCGGTGACCACGGCAGCGTGATGCCCGACGAGGTCACCCTGCGGGCGGTGCCGTTGCTGATGACCGACCTGGAGGCCACCGCGGCCATCGCCGGTGCGGCCCTCGATCTGGCGCAAGAGCTGGCCGGAGAGTCGGCAGGCCGATGACCGGCGAGCTCCTGGTGGTCCCGGTCCGGGGCATCGGTGAGGTCGGGATGGAGGACGACGTGGCCGCCCTGGTCGTGTCGGCTCTCGACACGAACGGGCAGAAGCTGACAGACGGTGACGTTCTCGTCGTCTCCAGCAAGATTGTCTCGAAGGCCGAGGGACGCACCGTTCCCGCGACCGACCGGGACGAGCAGATCACCGCCGAGTCCCGGCGTCTGGTCGCGGCCCGGCGAACTCCCGGGGGCCTGGCCCGCATCGTCGAGGCGGCAGCCGGGCCGGTCATGGCGGCGGCCGGGGTGGACAACTCCAACGTCGCCCCGGGCACCGTCCTGCTGCTGCCCGTCGACCCGGACGCCTCCGCCCGCGTCCTTCGTTCCGCCCTGCACACCCTGACCGGTGCGAACGTGGCCGTGATCGTCACCGACACGGCCGGGCGGGCCTGGCGGGACGGGCAGACCGACTTCGCCCTGGGCTGCGCCGGGCTGGCACCCACCGAAGACCTGCGCGGTACCGCCGACACGCACGGTCAGCGGATGGAGGTCACGGTCCGCGCCGTCGCCGACGAGCTGGCCGCGGCGGCCGACCTGGTCAAGGGCAAGCTGCAGGGCGTCCCGGCAGCACTGGTGCGAGGTTTCGGCTCCCACGTCCTGGCGGTGGACGCGCACGGTCCCGGGGCCGCGATCATGTTGCGGCCCGCGGCGACCGACTGGTTCCGGTACGGCCAGGTGGAGGCCGTGCGCTGGTCACTGGGGGTGGATCCGGCCGCGGTGGAACCCCCGGCCGTGCCCCCGAGCCCGG includes these proteins:
- the cofE gene encoding coenzyme F420-0:L-glutamate ligase, with product MTGELLVVPVRGIGEVGMEDDVAALVVSALDTNGQKLTDGDVLVVSSKIVSKAEGRTVPATDRDEQITAESRRLVAARRTPGGLARIVEAAAGPVMAAAGVDNSNVAPGTVLLLPVDPDASARVLRSALHTLTGANVAVIVTDTAGRAWRDGQTDFALGCAGLAPTEDLRGTADTHGQRMEVTVRAVADELAAAADLVKGKLQGVPAALVRGFGSHVLAVDAHGPGAAIMLRPAATDWFRYGQVEAVRWSLGVDPAAVEPPAVPPSPVLDRLLRAVEVALAAPSPLTGVPAPVCVTTVDDEGLLVVPELPADPIALGALAQRLSAAAWSEDLTVTITLEPRGLRVLAR
- the cofD gene encoding 2-phospho-L-lactate transferase, with the translated sequence MRITALAGGVGGARFLRGLLHHLDSRPDSGDGPHEVTVIGNTADDVTLHGLRICPDLDTVMYTLGGGIHPEQGWGRAGETFGVAAELEAYGAEPQWFTLGDRDIATHLVRTRMLGLGYPLSAVTEALCARWQPGVRLLPMSDDPIETHVVIDDPDADPAPDGSPAVKAVHFQEWWVRLHAAAPARQILAVGIDQAKPAPGVLDAIADADVVVLPPSNPVVSIGTILAVPGIRDAIRATKAPVVGVSPIIGGAPVRGMADACLTAIGVETSAAAVADLYADFLGGWLVAPGDHGSVMPDEVTLRAVPLLMTDLEATAAIAGAALDLAQELAGESAGR